The segment gaatatagtttaatataaaatgatacatatatttatatatcttttatttttgatacttattaaatgagactttcaagttatattattttttaattatttgtatcatgtcataacaaaagttttaaatcatagatcacaaaatttgaatgtgaaacttttaacagttttagtaatttatactcgtttttaaaaattcaaaatataatatataaataattttttaaatttttattatatggttactatgattgtttaatttattttaatagcttaaaattaaacaaatataattataatacacacttatttttatcaaatctttattattcaaaatcattaattgtcatatatactttagccacattagacaattccgtaatcttatttaagaaaataatgaagcacattaataatgtatttattgtggtttaataaaaagcttatatatatttagatggaccaacctatttctctaaagattctaagaatcattctagtgatgacacatggctacaaaaaaaatattgcaatgcttctcaaataatatatagggtaTACGCATGAGATAAAACATGATCTGTTTGTATCAACAAAGGGTCATAGTCCACATGAGTCGTGctctttgaaaagaaaaaaagagtcaTTCTCTTTGTATTCAGAGGCAACCCCAAGTATAAGATTGGAAGCTGATCAATTAGAATTTCATGATTTCTGTCAACTCTTGAAGTTTATGAGACGTTCTTCCAGTAATATAAAAAGCTGCTTTGCTCAAGTTAATAGCTAAACctatttttcaaaatcttgtaTAACCGAAACAATACTATTAAGAAATGCAATTTATCGATCTGTGGAAACTAAATCATCTGCAAATCTCAGTTGCGTGATGTTCAAATCTCTACACTTATGCTGATAAGCAATATTTCCTTCTTGAATTACCTTGTGTGGTGAAAGAGGATATTAATGAAACAAAATTAGAGATAATGAAACTGCTGTCCTATTTGTACTTGTAGAGAATcctaacttaattttttttcttcataatttGAATTTTAGAAACAATAGTCTAGACAAGAATAAACTATTGTGCTTAAATTCATTAATGTCATAATCAAGAATCTTTCggtattatatttttgttaattacaattatatattaacattttggtatttttatagaaaatttattttcaaactaATTCACCCTCAACATGCTTTTGGATTCACCCTTCTTGGTACAGCTGCTCAACTCCTTAGAAACTCATAACGAAATCTATGCAATTTTTAGTGATATTCCCGATCTTTTGTTCtctgttatatattattttgtttgattataTCCCTCATTCATCTTACTTTGAAGCACACTTCCTGACAAAAAAGCTTTGTTTGCTTTGGACACTATAATTTAGTTACTTTAGATAACAAATTAAATTGTTGATAAAAGAACAGaaccattttaaaatttcagttgcaatatatcatatatggtAGTCGTGATAGTGTGTGGGGTGTTCTAAGGGAATGAGATTGGAACTCACTCTCAAAGACTTATCGAGTACACGGATATGTTATGCTTGCCAAATAAGAAAGTTACTAACCTCAAATTCAGTGGCTTAGAGAGGGGCTCTTGAACAAGACATCTTTCATTCAGTGAGTCTTTTCTCTTCTCCCTTGAAAGAATTATTATAAGAGAACCATTTTATAATCTTATACACGAGAAGTTTTGTTTTCCGATTTGTCCCGTAATTTATCATTAATACAAGAGTTGGTAGCCAAACTTTTTATCAACCTTGGCAGAGTTAGGCAAGGAGGAGAGGGTCAGCTGAACCCCATGACTTTTGCAAAATTTTGTTTACATGCTAGAGtttgttaatatataatgaAAGATTTGGTTAACTCATGTTTATAGCAACATATGAAAAGATGTAGATTATTGCACTATTTAGAACTTGAAACATGCTGAATAGTTTCTATTTGTTGTCTAGAGTGTCATCACAATGATCAATCATGCGATTGGAGCAGTAGGAGTCGCAAGCAAAGAGTGCAAAACCGTCATATGTCAATATGTAAAAACGATGTTGAACTCCCTTTTATCTCAGGTTGAAGTTACAACTCATACCAAAACATTCACACTTATTTATAAACAACACAATCTTGAAATCAATACTCTGAATCTTTTTTGAGTTACAGGCGGATCCTAGGAAGGTATGCTCACAGATAGGACTCTGCGGTTTCAATGAGAGGTCAGTGAATTACATAATCCTTGTAGAAGGAACATCTCTGGTTCGTTAGTTAGCAAACTTAAAACTGATTCATGTTTTGCCTGCAGAATGGGGATTAAGTCAGTTCTAGACGATGGAACATCAGATCTTATAAACGAAGCGATGTGCAGCGTTTGTGAAATGGCAACCGTGTGGATGCAGAGTGAATTGAGGTGAGTTTAATCTTGAGAGTCTTGAAGCCATTTTTTGGACATAAAACATGTTAAAATGTAATATCCTTGAAACTTTTCTTTAGCTATGTGACCATATACCAAGTCCGAACCAACAATCAGCAGTGAACTGCGAGAAGGTTTCGTCCATGCCAATAGTCACATTCACCATTGGTGGCAAACCCTTTGATCTCTCACGTCAAGATGTAACTACTCTCATTACTCTCTTTAGATTTCAGCTTACTAATATCATGACAAGGAGTTTAAACTAAAgtcttttccatttttttcaccGAGCAGTATATATTCAAGATTGGGGATGGAGTTCAGGCTCAGTGCACAAGTGGTTTCACTGCCATGGATATCCCTCCACCTCGTGGACCTCTCTGGTAATCTTCATTGGCAAAATCTAATCTACtataacaaagaaaaacaactcAAATGGGTTTACTCTAAAGTTTTGTAATTATGCAAACAATGCAGGATCTTGGGTGGTATATTCATGGGACCATACCACACTGTGTTCGATTATGGGAAAGCAAGAGTTGGATTCGCCAAATCTGCTTAAAGAAATATCTCATTTTAAAACCCTTTGTTAATATGATGTTTGTGAATGTGTTTAAATCTTAAATGGTTGTAATAACTTAAAAGCATTGCTATCCTAGAATGGTGTTTCATCTTAAATACATATTCTTAAGGTTTTACCTTTTATATTTACCGTCTAATCTCTAGTTAGCAAAAGACTAATCAAACAGGTGGGATCATGAtatggctcccaaccactcgcccgagacaaacaaacaaaaatcaaaacaacatTTACCCAGACCTTACAGTTGATTCTCTCATCAATCCAGCTTCGCGAACTTGAAATTCACACGCAATTCGGGCATTGGTGGATCCCCATGATGTGAAAATCATAGAAAACATACCACTGAGTAGAACTCAGATGGAACATAGggatggatggcatttcactaATAATGGAAAATACTCGGTCAAATCAGGATATCAAGTCGAATGGGTTTACCCGGATAAAGAAACACCACCAGCAGTGTTGGGACCACAATTGACATACTAAAAGCATTCTCCTGGAAAGTATGGTGCCCACCGCATTTTTTATGGCAATTGATATCAAGGTGTATAGCAGTCAAGAAAAATCTGTGAGCAAGAGGAATACAAggagatatatgttgtgctagATGCGGGACTTCAGAagaatcaataaaccatgtatttttttaatgttctcCAGTGCGTCAGGTTTGGGTAATATCAAAAATACCATcaaatctaattattttctCCACTAGTTCTCTCTTCACAAATATGGACCATCTATTTTGGAGAGTTGTTCCGCAAATGGATGATCATCAATTTGCATGGATATTATAGCACATTTGGAAATGAAGGAATAACAAAGTTTTCAGTAATTTGGACATTGATCTCAGGGAAACATTTAGAGTGGCGGAAACAGAATCTACACTTTGGGCTGAGGCACAAGTATTGGCATACATAAGATGGCACAACATGTTGAGGCTACGAACCTACCATCAATTTCAGGGCGATGGTGGTTTACAGATGGATCTTGGAAATATAACGAGTTGTTTTCAGGAGAAGGTTGGTATAACACACTAGAGGTTGATGGTTTGATGGGGACAAGAAACGTAAGGGAGAGTCTCTCACATCTTCATTCGGAGGTGGAAGCATTAATATGGACAATGAAGtgtatgaggaatttacgtcAGTTTCAGGTCacgtttgcaacagattgttctcaattggtgaagttGGTTTTGGAACCATAAGAATGACCAGCTTGttcaagttatttggaagatattaaCATCCTGATAGAAAATTTCTTCAGCTCAGAGATCATTCATGTACCACGAACGCAAAATTCTAGGGCAGACAGTCTAGCACGCGGTATcaggaaacaaccgtctttcgtcttTGTAGAGTTACCAGCTTGGTTCACATCGTCAATATGAGTCTATatttgttgatgacaaaaaaaataaaccttttttttatttttaaactgaaACCTTAactatattcattattaataaataaatttaagaaatcagtcaatattattatttagttatataaaattaaaagttttatttgattaatatttaattattttgcaAAATAGTAACGGCATGGTCAGCTATATGTGGCCAATTCAAGAGTCACAACACCCAAAGGTCTTAAGATTTTAGACATGAGCAGTAATGTGGAGGGAAGCAAGACGATAGACAACATTGTCTACAGAGAGGCGTTCAAAGGCCTCCCAAAAACAACCGGTACGCTAACTACTTTCTCCACCTAAGCATTTGACAATTTCCTTGTGGTTTCAAGCTTTAACAGAAAAAATAAACATAGGAAGTATGGCTCTAACGAACTATCTGTCAACGAACCATGTGTCTCAACAGCTAGACTTTGacaaatctatttttaaaaacaacataTTTATTGTCATCATAAAACTTGATTAAAACTGAATAACGATGCCCATTAACGCGAAAAGTGTGTCACATATTCTGTACACGCTGCACCACTGTCACCTTCATAGAGCTCggcattgtttttgttttgtatccCCTGTCATCTTTTAAAACGTATATGACATGATCAGTTTTTAAACAAGCAGCAAAACAACAAATCAAAAATAAAGAATTCAAACCTACTCTCTTGCAGGTGTAACATACGACGCCGACGAGGCAGACGAGGATCAATGACAACGGCGGAATCAGATGGACCTCAGGTAAGCCAATCTccaatgttttaaatttttcatgCGTACACCTCTCTGAGCATTGACGATTCCCTTCTCCGCTGTTTCCAGAAGAAG is part of the Brassica rapa cultivar Chiifu-401-42 chromosome A09, CAAS_Brap_v3.01, whole genome shotgun sequence genome and harbors:
- the LOC117128486 gene encoding aspartic proteinase A3-like, yielding MINHAIGAVGVASKECKTVICQYVKTMLNSLLSQADPRKVCSQIGLCGFNERMGIKSVLDDGTSDLINEAMCSVCEMATVWMQSELR